The sequence below is a genomic window from Penaeus monodon isolate SGIC_2016 chromosome 14, NSTDA_Pmon_1, whole genome shotgun sequence.
CATCTTTGTTAAATAGCATCAAATttctaaaaagtaaaaagggttaTGAAGATATGGTTCATAAATTAGAGACAGGGAAAACAACACTCCCTGTTAAGTTTGCAGCAATGTGGGATGATCAAACAAGACATAAATTTTTATGTCTAACTCATGGGGATTTTTGGAATAGTAATTTGATGTATAAGCACAGTGAAGGAATGCAGGATGAAATTCGTAAGATTGAATCTTTGAAACTCATTGATTGGCAAATATCTCAGTGGAATAATCCAGTGTTTGACCTCCATTATATGTTGAATACATCTACCTCATTTGAAATGAGAAGAGATCATGCTGAAGAAATTTTAAGACATTATCATGCAACATTTACGGATGCAACAAATAAACTAGGTACTCCTGTACCTAACTGGAATTATGAACAGTTCAGAGCAGAGTTTGACAGAACATCACTTGTAGGTTTCCTCATGGGAATGTGTCTCATTCAAGGAACACTAAGTAAAGCTGGAGAAACTATCAACCATTCAGGGTCAACATGTCTTAATAATGCTTGCTGTTATCCTTGTAAAGTTGTGGTTGACAAAATCAAAGCTGGCTTGGCCAAAATCATTGTATCATTTGCATTCAAACCTTCTTCAGAATACTTTATGCGAGCAAGTGTTAAAAGCGTATTAAGTCCAATAGGCCAAGAGCTGGTAGAGGGGAGTAACGATGTATTGAATAGACGTCTTCTGGACCTCTTGACAGAAGCAGATGAGAAGGGAGTACTCGATGTCCTCATGTTGTAAAAGTACATGACATAATGTCCCAATATACTGTCTTTCTTGTCATTCAGGTAATTTAACTTTTTGAGTAATTGTTTAAGTAAAAAGGGAGTTCTGTTATGCAAAGAGGACCCAAAATAGTCTAAATATTTTTGTACTCTGTAATTGCAAGTTATGATAGTATGCAGAAAGGCAgttcaaatatatttaaaaagtagtTAATAGAAAAAAGTATTAGATAGTATTGGATACAAATCAGGGGATAAGAGTACTTTTACTTTTGTAGTACTACCTAATCAAAGAGCATAAGCTAAGTGGATTCTGTGCTTCCTTCAGGGGACTGCATTAAGACAACATGGATTATTACTCTATAGTATACTCAAGTGTTTTAACCTGATACAAAGCAATATTTTTGCTgcataattttcataaatatttctgCTGCTGTGTTTGTAGCAGCAGTAagggtgtgttttatttttttagatatttatacttaAAGTTTTATCGGGAATCCATATCACATTAGAGATGTGTGAATGTCTATTATGTATCATTCTTGTGCCTTAAATCAAAAGCCGTAATACATGACACTGTATTGTTTTTAACAGTAAACAAATTTATGGTTTGTTTATGCTATGGTAATGTTAAGAGTATTTTTGAACAAAGTTGTAGTtaagaattattttaattttatatacagaaTTTCAGGTTTACTGAAGTAATGAAAAATTTCATGTTGATTTTGTTTAAtgcaatgtatattataaatctgGTGCATTTGTGTAGTATGCATGTAAAAGGCATATTTTATGCAAGAGGAAAGTGTACAggattagataaaagaaaaagtttatattttccataaatctgtatcatagatatatgaatgagTGAAAGATATGCAGTGAGTCTCATTTTTATGAGCTGCACATTTTTTCCGTATATAGACAGAATAgtaaaaaacaagataaacatATTTTGATTTATGTCTTCT
It includes:
- the LOC119580861 gene encoding uncharacterized protein LOC119580861 — translated: MKAPSSSSQITKAWVEYMLSDYECKKTPETTVTVKTYEIRNATKPGESFNAELILLDVQAQLKSGGRPDAEEQKEYNLVVKFLSGDALTSEIIKRCGYHIKEFMMYSEVVNELNNFQAERANNEFRLDIPEYIYGKCTEKEYVLVMQNIKVLGYETGPKKEGLDFHHAKLAVNHIARLHAVSYAYDKSHNFLEKYSCFKFSNAISSFFKPVVWASLLNSIKFLKSKKGYEDMVHKLETGKTTLPVKFAAMWDDQTRHKFLCLTHGDFWNSNLMYKHSEGMQDEIRKIESLKLIDWQISQWNNPVFDLHYMLNTSTSFEMRRDHAEEILRHYHATFTDATNKLGTPVPNWNYEQFRAEFDRTSLVGFLMGMCLIQGTLSKAGETINHSGSTCLNNACCYPCKVVVDKIKAGLAKIIVSFAFKPSSEYFMRASVKSVLSPIGQELVEGSNDVLNRRLLDLLTEADEKGVLDVLML